gggaatggtcgaggtgtggttccccgagccagggtgtagtgccatAGGcttttttaagaaccaaggtacggagccttgggccggggagcatgtcccgggacttgggaatggtcgaggtgcggagccccgagccaggtttgagaaccctgggcttataaataaccaNcggggaacatgtcccgggacttgggaatggtcgaggtgcggagccccgagccaggtttgagaaccctgtgcttataaataaccaaggtgcggagccttgggccggggaacatgtcccgggacttagGAATgatcgaggtgcggagccccgagccaggtttgagaaccctgggcttaatagatgaccgaggtacgggtccccgagccagggtacgggtccctggacttaatgagcaGCCAGGGTACGAAGCCCTGGGtcttggagtggtcgaggtacggagccccgagccagggtgcggAGCCCTGGACTTAATGATAATGTGCCGGGGTCTCGTGTCTCCCGGGCTTAAGATAATGTGCCGGGCCTCctgtctcccggacttaagataatgtgccggggcctcatctctcccggacttaagataatgtgccggggcttcatgtctcccggacttaagataaGATGCCAGGGCCTcgtgtctcccggacttaaaATATGgtgtcggggcctcatgtctcccggactttcaagatttttcttttcctgctgtattaattttattaaaaaccaaatcactaacctggaaatactgaatctgaATTCATTTCCGATAGAGTGAAACTTCTCTGGTTGAGCTAAATTAGGTGACTAATATAGTTGTATGCTACTGAGTGCATATCAAATACCCTTCCACGCCAATCCTGGATAGCCGCTGAGCTTTGAGCCCATATAAAATCCACATAAACTTCCACGTTTCGTCCCAGTTGCTTctcgaagactttgttcatcaGACGCTGGTAAGTAGCTCCTGCATTCTTTAACCCcaaaggcattacaatataacaaaatatacctcccgaggtgatgaagctggCTTTATCCtgatcactcttggccagggggatttgatgatacccctggtatgcgtccataaaactcagtaattcgaagccgaggtggaatccaccaattgatcaatacAGGGCAGAGGGTAATGATCCTTGGGACAATCCTTATTGAGATCGCGGAAGCCTacacacatgcgccacttcCCGGTAGATTTAGGTactaataccacattcgagagccatgTATGGAATTGGATTTCTCGAACGTGACCGGCTTTCAGAAGCTCTTTTACTTGCTCATCAATAATTCTATCTTTTTCAGGACCAAAATGTCTCTTTTTTTGCTTTATCGGGTGAGATCCAGGGAGGATATTCAGTTGGTGCTCCGATATCAGGGGAGAGATCCCCGTCAACTCCTGTTGGGTCCAGGCAAACACATGAATATTAGCTTTTAAACAGTCAATCAGACTAACCCGGGTGGATGCACTGAGGTCCCGAGCCACTCGGATTTGCTGGCCTGGTCCGACTTCTACCATTTCCTGCTCCTCCTCTGCGACAAAATGCACCTCTCCTTTCTCAACCATTATTACTCCTACTTCATCCATTCTAGCTTTCTTCCCTTCCTTCTTGGATTTGCTCTGATCTCCCCGGACTTCTCCTACCCGGGCTCCCACAGGAAACTTTATCTTTTGGTGGTAGGTAGATGCCACAACCCTTAGCTCATTCATGGCCGGCCTCCCTAATATGATGTTATAAGATGATGGGGAGTCAACCACGGTGAAAGAGGTCATCACCGTTTTCTTGAGATCCTGGGAGCCCAGGGTTAGTGCTAAGATATCCACCATTAGATGAAGTTATCTCATTTTTAGTTCTTTTCTCTCATCTCATAGCATTTAAGTGCttaattctataatatttgtgatgtGTTTGTTCTCCTATATTAAGAGAATATGTGTTCTCTTTAGAAACATAGTGAGCGGTTGtacattataaaatattatagtaaaATTCTTTTCAATTTGTCATTGGTTTTTACAGTAAATTTTTTTGGGGggttttcacgtaaatctcggtatccaattttatactttatttcatattattatctcaagATACTGCACCTGAGTCAATAAGTGGTATCTGAGCTCTACTttgaaatttcttaaaattatgagtatgctctgtggttgcagtcTAGATTGATATTCCAcatcagaatttttttttgagattttgtaTTAAGATGATATTACTTTGTCCAGTAtactaaattgttgtagacataatgaccAGCATGTATGAGATAACAAAGTTCAATGTGAGCAATTTGTACAACCAGTTTTAAGAAAGAAGAATTTATTTGttgctattggagatagaccgagAGAAATGACGGtcgatggaaagtggaatgagatgaatgataatgttgttgtcaatttacactAATCTATAACAGACGAATTATTGCCGACTATCTATGATATAAAGATGTCGAAAATTGTCTGGGATACTCTGATAAAGTGTACGAATTGAAGTCGCTACACAATAAGATTTTGCTAAAAATAAGACTTTATAATCTTCAGATGACAGAATTCTCATCAATAATTGATCATATCATCAATACTctaaatactctatttttcCAACTCACCTCTACGAGACATAAAATAGAGGAAAAAGAACGTGCaaagcttctacttcaaagtctatcaGATTCGTACGATAAACTTATCGTCAATTTAACCAAAAATATCCTCACATAATTTTTAGACTttgacgatgtcttaactgcggttctcgtaTAAGAAAGTCGACGCAAGGATAAGGAAGATATGTTGATAACTTCTAAACAGGAAGaagctttaccgatgataagagagAGATTTATGGACTGTGACTCTgttgggagccaaag
Above is a genomic segment from Primulina huaijiensis isolate GDHJ02 unplaced genomic scaffold, ASM1229523v2 scaffold27539, whole genome shotgun sequence containing:
- the LOC140967730 gene encoding uncharacterized protein produces the protein MTSFTVVDSPSSYNIILGRPAMNELRVVASTYHQKIKFPVGARVGEVRGDQSKSKKEGKKARMDEVGVIMVEKGEVHFVAEEEQEMVEVGPGQQIRVARDLSASTRELTGISPLISEHQLNILPGSHPIKQKKRHFGPEKDRIIDEQVKELLKAGHVREIQFHTWLSNVNAGATYQRLMNKVFEKQLGRNVEVYVDFIWAQSSAAIQDWRGR